A segment of the Bactrocera neohumeralis isolate Rockhampton chromosome 3, APGP_CSIRO_Bneo_wtdbg2-racon-allhic-juicebox.fasta_v2, whole genome shotgun sequence genome:
cgcCTACGCTAATAAGAAGAGACTTGTCAAAGCGCCTGCATACATTAAGTTCTCTGAAGTCTAACAAGCGATCTTAGGGCTTTCTTTCTAGTAATGTTTAGTAGTTTCCGGTGCCAATTTATTCCTCCTCGCTTCGAGTTTAGAAATGAAATAGATGTAAAATTTAGGGTTTCTCATCATCATCCTCATTCAGAAAACAAAACGAGTCTCTCACACAATAAGTCAATATTTTCACAGCACTTTCTCTCAATCATGTTGAATTTTTACAGAGAATCAAACGCAAACCAATACCAATACACACACTTGGGAATGGCATCCGAAGCCAGAGTCGAACCCGCGCGAAACTTTGGTGCTACTATTTATATTTGGCGTATTGCTTATAGTTATTGCTACAGCAGTAGTGTATCGGCAAAAAGAAGCAATCAAAGCCATTTGGTTACGAAAGAATGAAAACGAGGGTGGCGCAGAAGACAGTAACTCGATAATAGCAAATTTTGCAACCGAAGACACCCCTCGCAATGGCGGCAATACGGCTGGTGGAAGTACAGCCGGAAATCATATAAAACTGTCATTTCCCGGCCTAAAGAAGGGCAAGTCGGATAAACGTGCACGCTCAGATGAAGAACCATTATTTTGCGAAAATCAAAGCGATGGCATACCGCTTCTTTGAGCAAGCGAGGTATGCGAAGAGAAGGCCGTTCCACGCACAGCTAACCGCAACTGAGTAgtttttgtgaaattgtttaataataatCTAAATAAAGCAGCATGCATTTCTAGAAATTCATAcgagaaattttaaagaaaaaaataattttgtggtaCTTCAGATATCGGTTATTCAGTTATAACAGatactttatattattttattttatttttcatttaagaaaCAATAATTAATACTTCCTTAGTGTAACGCCAATTTAAACttctaataaaatcaaaaacagTTCAAAGTTTAAAGTTAGGTATTTGACCGAGCTTTTCGTCCAATAGCAGCTTGTATcggatattatattatatattgaagGTCTCTGAGGCTCTCTGTTTgtattaagttttaatttaacgAATGCCTGTCCACCTTCAGATATTTTTTGTGTTGATTATAAACGTAGTGGTTCCTAAAGGTTCCGAACAAATAAGTTAATGCCTTTCACTCCCGTTGACACTGTTCGACAGAGTTTGTTAAGCAATTATGTGTATAAacttgggtagtcgaaaaagtattttcatattttgtcaatagatgttgaAGTCGGATCAagtgttgaaaaggtgagattttaagcttcatttaaccaaaaataataaataaattcggggaagttgaacgAAAGTtacaattattcaaaaataagtgaaaataataaagaaattcgctatatttttatatttttgtattacaaattgaagaatgccacgcaagccaccaataaaatttcaaagtttacggagacgatgctgtatcagttcgtgtagcaccaCAATAGTTCGCTCGCTCcctttctggaaatttcgatgtgaaagatgcacctcgctctggccgacctatcgttgaaaaagtcggtgaaattatggaaacaattgaccaggaccgtcacataagcagccatagcatcgctaaggaacttcaCATTCATCATCAAGCGGTTCTGAACCATTAAAAAAAGACTGGCTACAAACCGAGCTCGATGTTTGGAttccacatgaattgtctgtgaaaaatttaatggaccgcaccaacatctgcgattctttgctgaaacgaaatgaaatcgaaccatttctgaagcaaatGGTAACAGGATAAGAAAAGTGGATCAATTACttcaataatgtgcgaaaaagttcatggtccaagcatggtgaagctcaacaaatacTCAAAAGTCAGGATTAAcaggattggaaaggaatcatccactatgagctgctccagcctggtcgaacaattgattctacattttacagGCAACAACTGGTGAGTTTAAAgcaagcaatcaaaaaaaaaaacagccagaactgatcaacagaaagggcttcgtcttccatcaggacaacgttaGACCAcatacatctttgatgactcggcaaaaactgggagagcttggctgggaagttttgatgcaaccaccatatagccctgatcttgcaccatcggactacgatttatttcggtcaatgcagaactcccttagtagagtaaagttggcttcaagagaagctgtgaaaaattacttgtcgcagttttttgccgagaaaccagaaaagttttacactgatggaataatgtctctagcggaaaaatggcaagaattggttgaccaaaatggtacatattttgttcataaagttaattataaatataaaaaactaagttgaaatttgattaaaaatacgaaaagactttttcgactacccaatataaatatacgtatgttGTCTAGAGTTAAGATAGGTGCTAAGATAGAATTTTGAAGCTTATCGGAAAATATCCGTTTACATGCTTACAGTAATGTTCACTTTGAACCTTAGacttaaatatatactaaatcTAGTAGCATTGTGATTGGGACATTATTTCGATTATGGCGGCTTTGGAAATTTGAGCCGTTGAGTTGTCATGGTGAAATAGCAATACTCCTTGGTGAAatgagcaaatttttttctgtaattcAGCAACGAATCGGCAATCTCTGAAGTCTATTGTTTTGACCACTTCTTGCTCTCAGGTGTTCAGTAGAACCAAATTTTCCGACGGGACACATCGCATCGAAAACTTATGCCGATATTTCCGGCCGCAAGAAGAATATTACCCTTTTTCTGATCAGCTTCACCCCTAAAGTCTATTATTTCGACTGTTTTGACTGCTTCTCGATCTTTCGTGTTTAGTAGAACCACATTTTTCCGACGGCACACATTGCGTCGAATACTAGCTTATGTTGCATACGACTTGGTTTTGTGGGAGTCCAGAGTAGCTTGTTCATATAGAAATTAACTGTAATAATATAGTTAAAATTTCTCTGGGCATCCTTCTAATCTAACATAATGCCATTATATAAACAaccaaatttattacaaaataaattattttgctcgctcatattcaataaaaaagtaatactcTTACTTTCTAATTATTTTCCATAATCTTCATTGTCATTTTGATATTTCACCCAACCGCtatctttacatacatatgtatctgtgcatatgtgtgtgcggAATCGAAAATAATCCCTTATTGTGTGAAATTCTCAAAATACCAAAATACTATGGCAAGCGTAAATAATCGAATCATTACGTCGTTGATGCGCTAAATGAGGAACAAAGTGTCAGTTTCCACCCTCCCCGGGGGGCAAATTCGAGCCATGCACGCCTTCTTAGCATAAACTGGTGGTTGACTTCACAGCCAAAATTTAGCCTCGGGCATTGAcaggtttttgttgtttttttctgtgcAGGAAATCTAGTCGCGTGCAAGCGAAGCCCTTATAATGTGTCGTACGTTGAAATTTTTGCAACCCTCTGTTGCAAACTCTGTGACATTTCGTTGTAAGTCTGACCGGCGGCGCAACGCCCGAAGGTTGGCTGGTTGATAACGGCTTTGTGTGTGTCCTTTGGTGGGCTGGTCGGCTGACTGGTTGTTTTAACTTGGGATTATCGGTTTTGATTTAATGGTTGGgttgcttttctttgttttttttttgcttggaaTCTATCAGCTAAGGGGTGCGTTGAGATTTTTCTCGCATGCCTTTTGGAAATACTTATTAGATTTCTTAATATCGTTTTAAGCATTTTATGACATTTGACTTGCGGGTATTTAAGGGCATTATGCTTGTCAAGTAGCTATTAATGGAAAGTCGATAGTTTGGAGGTATTTGtaactataaattttgaaatacgaTCGTGGGACATATTTAATAGAATTTCCTTCACAGTTCATGTGCCTCACAGACCTAACCAGTACAAAAAAGGTATACACCTGCTGGGGGACAGCCACCACCATACATTTTATAACGCAACACAAAGTATTTGTTTTAAAGAATCACAAGTCCAAACAACTAGAAGTTAATTCCGTCCACTGAATCCGATACCTCTGAATTCCGTTAATcctaatatttagtaatttagtCTATTACCCTTTGAACAAGTGGATGTCCACATTTTTCTGAATTCAACGGTTTCTtctttgcaaaaaaacaaaaatctcttCAAGAAGCTTCGTTTTCGGCTTGTACATCTACTTCAGATAACCAAGTCTACAATTAAGTGCTAATATGGAGACATTTAAAGATCTGATTAATGGATTTATGATAACCTGAATATCATGTTCACGAAATAATGTGCTGAAATGTAAGGGTTAGACTCTTTAGCAGTCCTTTAGAGCAGAGCCTTTCTTTACTAGTTTTCAGATCTTGTTCCTAAGTTTGTTTGAGATTCCATATGTGTAAAACTAAAACggtgatattaaaaatattcatcgacattgaaatttccttaaCCCTGTCAGTATGTCTTCGTAGACACCACGTTTCAGCTAAGTACAGGTATGACTAGCTTGTGCTTTGTGGATAGAAATCCAGTACTGCTGGTGGATTATATTACCTTCTCTACTCATTACGTAGACTATAATAATGGTTCTTCGTTACAGCTTATAGAGATaggtaaatatttcaaaatgttcaAACTCAAGGCACGACAATGAAATGAAACTTTCGGTATACGTACCATTCGTAGTGTGTTCACGGTAATTCTAAAAACAACTGACATATTGTaactaaaatttatatgaaaagaaGGTACTTGGTTATCACAATCAGCTTAAAATGGGACCATTCGAGGGCTTGAATAATAACTAAGATACTTTGtaaaaaacgtttaaaatataaaaagttagtTTATCCAGTGTCAACAATATATACATTGGGTATTCCATTTCCAGCttctatattttataaaagaaaaaacatagaaacttcaaatttaaggggaaatttttattatcattcgagtgacattttttcctatttattttttgaagattatatctGAAAATCTACTTCTTGTTCGAGCAATTctaaatcgaagcggaattgtccgcatagactttagactttacatatttccgcaggaaatagtctaactgTGTGTTATCACATGGTGTTGTtggtcaatcgaccggtccaaaacgggaaattatctgctcactaaaatgttctctcaatgagtccattgattgatacgatgtttgagaagtggcgccgtcttgttgaaacctaatgccgccgaaatcacgagcttcaattttaggcatcaaatagtcggttacgttctcatcatAATTATTTACGAAGAAATATGGTCCGAGGATATTTTTTTCACCGGGTGCTGGACGTGACCTATtccgtcgaatattatccaataattaatattgggtctcaagatgggtgatggtgttgcgaatactACGCTCAataagccgattatgttgactataagttgagaggaaacacattctttacagaacgtgaatttccGTAAAAAAGTTGATCGATTTGTAAGCATTGTTCGGGCGTGAGTCATTCcgtgataaaatgccaaacaatgctgcacaaaaataacatgacagcttgtcacgactcacgcgtaatctgtaaaaaaaggctattgacaAAAGTACCTCTATTTAGCCAAGAAGAAAGCGCTGACCAGTTTCCACCTCATCATCTTCCGGAAAAATTCAACAGAATTggtttcgaaattttcttttgCTAAAGTGAGGAGTTCCAATTGGACAACAACTGCACAAAGTTCAATTTTCTAGAGTCTTCCAATATTCACATTGTCGGTTTCTACTTTCCTCCAATACAAAACTACCTATGCAGCATCTCATTCAGTGATCTCTATTTTTCATTTCGGCAATcagaatcaaaataaaaataattttagtttttttgtaattgtgattaaaacaagaaaaagcgttaacttcggttgcaccgaaggtaatatacccttcacaaatgcatttcttttagtaactatgtgtccagtttgtatggaagctatatgctatagtaagccgatctgaacaattttttcggagattacattgttatcttagaaaataacctgggccaacttttgtgaagatacattgtcaaatgtgaaagttttccatacaagaacttgaattccgatcattcagtttgtatggcagctatatgttaaaaTGGTCCGATATccgcagttccgacaaatgagcagcttcttgaagacaaaatgacgtgtgcaaaatttcaaaacgatatcttaaaaactgagggactagttcgtatatatacagacagacagacggactttacatatatatatactttataggatctccgacgcttccttctgagtgttaaaAACTTAGTGATAAACTCAATATCCATCAactcctgttcagggtataataaattgGAAAGAAAACTTGTATGGCTGTGACACGACTCGATCGTAGTTTGAACGTTGTGTTTGTGatcttaacaaaaaattattattctggCGATTCCATTTGGTTATActctaattaatttattttttctcaaaaaacaagTTTCCCTAAGCTTACtcatatttgcataaataaattctGCACTAATCGCGGCAATTCAATATGGGATATGCACTTCTCACATACTCCTGTACGAGCTTTTTCAAACCACAGTTCGATAGTGCACTTTCACCACAACATTTTGGGCGCCGTCGCATCTCACAAAGAGCATAACCTTCCGAATAGCACGGATAAtcattcataaaatatatattattaacggGCCAAAGGTGTACGCAATCTTCTCTTTTTTGATTATCATCTGGTTGACCGCGTGCCCATTTGGCGTAGGGCATTGCGCGTCCATTGTAGTGTGACATAAATTTACCCTCCACAGCCAAATCGGTGGTACCAAGCCAGAAATATTTCCCAAGATTTCCATTTGTCGTTACGTGGAAAGCCAGTGCATCCATCTCAGCTTCGGACTCGATTATGGCCAAATCACTGTCAAAAGTGCGGCAAAAAAGGTCAGCCTCGAACCAATTCATCTGTATTAGTAAGAATGGtgtcttaataataattaactaGTTTAAAAATCTCAAGTGCGGGCAATAATCACCTTGACAGctgcatttattaaataatatttactacCGATCGGCATGAAGGGATGCGTGTCCGTCGAGCAGTCTGCAAAcgatatataaatgtatttcagTTGATAAATGCGAATTTATTTGTCTGAAGACTCACCCGCACTTGGCGCACTTGTATTTGCGGTATTGCAGAGAACACCAGTGaaacacaaaatcaaaatatattgtgCAAGCGCCATTGTGACCCTGATTTCCTTGCGAATGCGAAATACTTGTAAGTGTATGCGATATACAGTGAACCAGTGAAAGACTGcgaatgaaataaaatggacCAGGCGTGTATTTTATATCGCCAAAGGAACACTtgtcaacaaaaaacaataagaaatatttccgttgctaaagataattaatttgcataaattaaagAATGCCAGAGAACAGCATTGATAAAGAGTCAAACGAAGCCTTCAACAATTCTCCGCCTAAGGGAGGAGAATTTAGTATACCAAAAATGAATTGCCATAAACCCTTGACATCAAGTGGCCTTAGATCTGGTTATTGTAGCAGCAAATATTCCTATTTATCCAGACCTGCTTAGGGTATATCAAAGATTCTCTAAAGCAAAAGTTAATGCTTGCCCTTTTTATCAAATCCTTTATGCTTTTCCATTGTCAATGACACTTATAAATTCACCACTTAACCGTTTTGGGATCTcttgtaattatttaatatctggTTCCAAACATTTAGAATAAACGTTTATGCCTTTTagacaaaattttcatatatatatttttgtttttagataaATCAACTTTGAAGTCTGAAAAACTATGTCTTccagtgtaaaatttaatgcactttaaaatattttttttttagcttggAATTCTTGCTGATAAGTATTTGGCTTAAGTTATGGCAATGGCTGcagtgtttttaaaatattcgtatatcttttatatattgGAATAGTCATCAACTCTGAGtgagagttttgtttttataaatgtgGTGTGGCTCCTTAACTCTAAGGAATCTTCTATGTGAATGCTGTTCTCCATATTGGAAAAGAAAAGCAACCAACTGTTGAGAGTTTCTTGACGTAGTCTCGAAGGATGTacagttaaaatttttctcactgATGGATAGATTGAAGAGACTTTAGTCCCGGTGGTATAAGAATGGGCCTCGTATAGGCCTAAGAGCTTTTCTCAGACAGCCACTCTACCTACAGCCTCATTTAACTACAGTTCGGTTGTGTGAGTTATCGACAATGGAGAGTTCTTGagaattattttgttgtttgtaagtTTTCTATcctttaaaaattcatttcatccttcccatttttttaagttataactTAAGTAGAAATAGAGACATGAACTGGTTGATGTTGTAGATGATCGTAAAGGCAATAGTGACACACAAACTTGTAAAAAGCTAATTGCCATACAAATAATGTGGTATACACTCAAATAGTAAAGAAATTAGTGTTGAAGTACGaaacttgtttctttttatcataaagataaaaaatcttTACGTGAGATAGGAAACTAGTAACGTCCAAAGTCAACAGCGTTCAAACAATAATTCCAGGATTTATAATATAACGAAAAGTGACAAAGCAAGTTTTTCGGGAGATCGTTTGGTCGGCTCATCTTTCATCACGAGCAAAGCGTAAAATTTGGCCGATCAAGAAAATCGTCTGTTTTCGGTCAATAAAAttctcatatgtacatatatattattgctTCAGTGCATCCATCGTACGAAAGTAATTAAACGTCTCATGATATCCAGtcggaaagtattgtttcaAAAACGAGagcgcgacgctgtttttcgaaaaatttaagtgattttggaaccaatcgtgctttcacatttcttagatccaaataatctttcaaaatggttttcactgattctgTCGATATTTcaatgatgccagtaagatctctggctcttaagcaccaattcctttattttattgacgtgttgatcatcagttgattttGATGGCCGTCCTCGACAAAATTGGTCTCGTCACCCACAAGATCTGACAAAgcataattgttaaaaatcgaatcataaatgtaaaaaaatttttacgcgATTTGATTTTCATGAATGATTTCGTCAAAAAAAgtctaataaaaaacaaacaggaCCTTTTCTGCTCACatgtaaatataacaaaatatacaaaaaaaattggtttttgaaatattaaaaaactctGCAGACCGGGGTGGTataacattatttaattttattattacacttatttaatgcgaaaatattttcgtttttttacgatatagcgttgttttatattaaatttagtttctttTGTGTAATAGGTTTATTCTCGGTTGTGCTGATAAGAAATCCGATTTcgtctttttattttatttttttttggaaaataaaccactgtttcaaaataaaacagATTGTCCATAACTATATGAACACCagtatctatatatgtatttatatttatacatttacataattCTAACTTAtcttttaataagaaaaaaacaacaacaaagtattaGCTGGAGCGCCAGCGCATGGCTTTGCGGttgaataagaaaaaagaaataagaaaatataaatatgtacgtatactGGAGGTAAttccaaaaagaaataaataaggaAGGAAGGTCTAAGTTGCAGaattaataagacaaaaaaaattttgtaaacccgtaaacccatttATTTTTGACCTGTAATGCCTTAAATATTTGGGATAATACCTTGGTTGTCAAACGTCAACCACATAGGAATCTATATAACTCACACTCTGACCGAAAAATTTGGCATAGCGTTTATTGTATAACAAAAACCATTATATGAAGTATTAGGGAAGTGGGgatagtattgacccgattttatctatcaACTATTATCATGgcatatactaaaaaaataaggGGTTTCAATCATACTAAAAAAAGTAAGATCAATGGCATCAATAAAAGATGAGCCggttattttattgaaatgttgATACTAGTTTTTGATAGGCCTAAGTCAAGTTTTCACCGAAATGTATCTATTTAAGTTCCAAAATACACTGTTTCAGCAAAATACGTTCTTAACATTTCATTTAGATAACAGAAATATTGGAAGATATATGCAGCATAAAGTCGCCCGAAAGTTGGAAAAATCTTTACACTGGTATATGAGTGCTCATGGAAGTATTGACGTatctaaactatttttttgagTACATTTTTCAGAGATACAATTACCAGAAAAACAatgcttgaaaaaaaattttttacagttttaaatcaaaaagtttGCCTATTTTCGCAAAGTTTATAACAAAATCATTATACCAATTTTCTCCAGATTTGTGtactagaaagtgaaagaatcaaatggatggatttaaaattgtgttatatgggaagtaggtatCGTTGTactccgatttcgcccattttcacactgagACATAGGCATATGAAGACAATGTCACGAACTAAATTTAGTCGCAATCGGTCGATcggatcccgagatatgtgatttcaccaaaaagtgagcGTTGCCACGCCTGTCGTTCAATTTTCACACCTGCTCCTATAATGCCTTCTCATggcatctcggaggtaaaaccTATTATTTACTGTATTCagctattgatttattgcgcttttagtagttttgaacagtaccgttatatggggagtaagcGGGGTTAACTTCCGATTTTATTCCTTTTCACTGTGTTTGTAGAGATTTTTAAAGTATGAGCCCATTTGGTTGTTCCAAGATCatcttaagtggtttaggagaatatgtacattaaacttggaCGAGGACGGAATCACGCccacatttttacaaaattcaatcaACACATAGATGCTTCTTGCCACTGCTATCCTCTGTACattattacagttttatatctttattaaat
Coding sequences within it:
- the LOC126753602 gene encoding P-selectin-like is translated as MGLTQYFILILCFAGVLSKSINISYRGENETQPFIEIGSKYYLINTATTMNWFGAALYCHNYDMDLAVIESLAEMNALSSYLTTNEGHVGLYFWLGVTDLAEEVFHWFTVYRIHLQVFRIRKEIRVTMALAQYILILCFTGVLCNTANTSAPSADCSTDTHPFMPIGSKYYLINAAVKMNWFEADLFCRTFDSDLAIIESEAEMDALAFHVTTNGNLGKYFWLGTTDLAVEGKFMSHYNGRAMPYAKWARGQPDDNQKREDCVHLWPVNNIYFMNDYPCYSEGYALCEMRRRPKCCGESALSNCGLKKLVQEYVRSAYPILNCRD